A genomic region of Deltaproteobacteria bacterium contains the following coding sequences:
- a CDS encoding SAM-dependent methyltransferase, giving the protein MISDFWDAHHRHWEDANFLYDASRWANADHLYGMAAECGLKRLMQVFGMPIDAMGRPSNKDDRRHVTDIWTRYETYRSGHGQAWYSLPNNPFVDWDVSQRYARRSEFDQARVDAHRQGAQIVRNLLSRVELEKPI; this is encoded by the coding sequence ATGATCAGTGATTTTTGGGACGCGCATCACCGGCATTGGGAAGACGCGAATTTTTTGTATGACGCCTCCAGATGGGCCAATGCCGATCATCTCTACGGGATGGCGGCTGAATGCGGTCTGAAGCGGTTGATGCAGGTTTTTGGCATGCCCATCGACGCCATGGGCAGGCCTTCCAACAAAGATGATCGGCGGCATGTCACTGACATATGGACGCGCTACGAAACCTACAGGTCCGGTCATGGCCAAGCCTGGTATTCGTTGCCCAACAATCCATTTGTGGATTGGGATGTCTCGCAACGCTATGCGCGCCGATCCGAGTTCGATCAAGCGCGTGTGGACGCCCATCGCCAGGGAGCCCAGATCGTGCGAAATTTGCTTTCCAGAGTTGAATTGGAGAAACCGATATGA
- a CDS encoding LemA family protein, whose protein sequence is MTGLAVVVGLVVVVAAWAIAVYNGLVRKRNMVEEAWSGIDVQLKRRTDLIPNLVSTVKGYAAHEKGTLEEVVRLRNLAQNAHGVGETAQAQGLLGAALGKLIALAESYPDLKANANFAQLQATLGEIEDQIQLSRRYYNGAARDLNIAVESFPSNLIASRFGFTKAEFFELESAAERAVPVVEF, encoded by the coding sequence ATGACGGGTCTTGCAGTTGTCGTGGGGCTTGTGGTCGTGGTCGCGGCTTGGGCCATCGCCGTTTACAATGGTCTGGTGCGCAAGCGGAACATGGTCGAGGAGGCCTGGAGCGGGATCGATGTCCAGCTCAAGCGGCGCACGGATCTGATCCCGAACTTGGTGTCCACGGTCAAGGGCTATGCCGCCCACGAAAAGGGCACCCTGGAAGAGGTGGTCCGGCTGCGTAATCTGGCCCAGAACGCCCACGGCGTGGGCGAGACGGCCCAGGCTCAAGGCCTCCTGGGCGCGGCCCTGGGCAAGCTCATCGCCCTGGCCGAGAGCTATCCGGATCTGAAGGCCAACGCCAATTTCGCCCAGCTCCAGGCCACCCTGGGCGAGATCGAGGACCAGATCCAACTGTCCCGCCGCTACTACAACGGGGCCGCACGCGACCTGAACATCGCCGTGGAATCCTTCCCGTCCAACCTCATCGCCAGCCGCTTCGGCTTCACCAAGGCCGAATTCTTCGAATTGGAAAGCGCGGCCGAGCGGGCCGTGCCGGTGGTGGAGTTCTGA